CCGCTCGCCACTCTGTTTGTCTTCAAGTACGAGTCGTAGGTCCGCCAGGCGACGAGGCTGACCATGCGGATCTGATCACGCTCATTGCGTTGGCGCATCAGTTCGATATCCCGGATGACCCGGCTCGGAAGGCTGACCATCACCAGCCGGCGTTGGTTCGCATCGAGCGAGCCGACGACCCGCAGAAACAGATCAAGCCAGCCGCTGTACTGCGCCCATTCGTCCGAATGGATGCACGCCAGCCATCCCACAAACGACGCTTCCGACTCGCGAGCCAGGCCCGCCAAGTGTGCCCACTCGTGCGCGATCACCGCGGGCTGCTCGACTGGCAGAAGGTTCGTCGCCGCGAGCGTCTCGAGAAAGAACGGGTCGGTCATGCCGCTCACGCCGGCCCGCGTGAAGTACGGATCCAGCAGCGACACTTTCGGTCGCCCCGGACGCGTGCCACCGGGCAGACCGATGGCGCGCGCGGCCTCGTCGAACGCGGGCGCCAGCCGCCGCGCCTGTTCCTGCCGAGTCTCTTCCTCCGACTGCGGCGGCACGACACGCTGCAGCCGCACCAGTGCGGCCACGACCTGGTCAGCCAGCGTTCCTGTCCGCTCCTGCGTGAGCCTCGACTCGTCGAAGTCCAGCCAGGCGGTCACCGGCTCGCGCTGGTAGTTCAGGCCCCAACACCCGTAGAAGGCGATATAGGCCGCAGCTGCGATTGCCCCCATGTTCAGGACGGCCCGCCCCGTCGTTCGCCACCGCCGGCCGCGCCCGGACCCGATGATGCGCACGGCGCCCCAGGCCACCCCGAGGAGCCCGACGACAATCAGGACGTCAAGTAGCGCAAACGGAGCCAGGTTCGACACGCCGGTAAGCACCGACTGTATCTGCGGGTAGGCGGACCGCGCGTACCACCGCTCGACCAGGCTTGCCGGCCACCGCACGGCAATCAAGAGCGCGGCCGTGCCCATCAGCCCGAGCCGCCAGGCTATCCTGCTTGTCACGCGGTCATTGTGGCATATGGCGCGTGGACGCCCGGCCACACTCTAACCTGCACACCCCGACCGACCGATACAACCGAACAAGGGGACATTCTCGAACCCCTGTTCGTAGTTCCGTCGGCTGGAGGGTGACATGTCAGGTCAGCGATCGAGATTGGTGGTGTGGTTCGGTATCGTGGCTCTTGCCGTGGCGGCGACTGCCTGCTCCGAACTCCTCAATCCCTTCAAGCCGTCGTCAACGACGTCGAACAGCGGGTCGACATCGACGACCACGTCGTCGGCATTTGCCATTACGACCGCCACTGTCGTCGTCGACAACTCCGCGCTCAACGTCACATGCCCGGGGAATGTCACGTTCACGGCCACCCTGACATCAAACAAGGATGGCGTCATCGCCTACAAGTGGGAACGCAGCGACGGCTCGGCCACGGCGACTCAGACCCTCACCTTCCCCAGCGCGACCTCGCTCACGGCCGTCAACACGTGGCAAGTCCCCGCTACGACCAGCGCGTGGCAACTCCTGCACGTCGTGACGCCGAACGATATCTCGTCGAACCCCGTGAACTTCACGGTCACCTGCAAGTAGCAACTGACCTCTTGCAGCATCGGGCCGGGCCGCGCGAGCCGCCTGGCCCGTCGTCTTTTCAGACGCCCTGCCATCCTCGCCACCGCGCTCCACATCTGCCATCAAACCCCATCGGTCGGCTTCGTGCTCTAGACATCTTCGATGGGCTTCATCTTGCCGAATAAAGCAGGTTCTTCGTCACCCCCGCGGAAGCGGGGGTCCAGTCCTCGGGCTGGAAGTGCCTCTTCGGGCGCCGATTGCCGGCGAGAGCGCTCCGCGGTTTGGGGCGAAGCTTCGCGCTTCGACTCGCAACTACGGTTGCGAATTCTCGCGACGCGATCCGGTCAACAAGCTCGCTCAGCACTAAGTCCTGAGGGAATAGGTTCGTCACCGAACTGATGAATCGAAGGACTAAGCTAGACTCCTGCGGCTCAAACAGTTATAACGGCTGAAGTCGGTAGGATTTCCAGAAGCATGGCACACGAAGGACGTCGCATCGAAGTCAGGGGCATCGTCCAGGGCGTCGGATTCCGCCCGTGGGTGTTCCGCCTGGCATCGGCCCACGCCATCGGCGGATGGGTCCGCAATGACGACGCCGGTGTGACCATTGAGGCGTTTGGCACGGGCGCGGCGCTCGACGCGTTTCTCGGGGATTTGCGTGCGTCTCCCCCACCCGCGGCGCAGATTCGTTCCGTGCGCAGCATCCGCGTGCCTCCTCGTCTGGTTCGGACCTTCGAAATCGTCGAATCGGCGAGATCCGTCGACCATCACGTCTCCATCCCTGCCGATCTCGCCACCTGCGCT
This sequence is a window from Acidobacteriota bacterium. Protein-coding genes within it:
- a CDS encoding DUF3810 family protein, which produces MTSRIAWRLGLMGTAALLIAVRWPASLVERWYARSAYPQIQSVLTGVSNLAPFALLDVLIVVGLLGVAWGAVRIIGSGRGRRWRTTGRAVLNMGAIAAAAYIAFYGCWGLNYQREPVTAWLDFDESRLTQERTGTLADQVVAALVRLQRVVPPQSEEETRQEQARRLAPAFDEAARAIGLPGGTRPGRPKVSLLDPYFTRAGVSGMTDPFFLETLAATNLLPVEQPAVIAHEWAHLAGLARESEASFVGWLACIHSDEWAQYSGWLDLFLRVVGSLDANQRRLVMVSLPSRVIRDIELMRQRNERDQIRMVSLVAWRTYDSYLKTNRVASGVRNYNEVVRLVLGTRFESGWIPARKRDQKK